A single window of Shewanella sp. Choline-02u-19 DNA harbors:
- the sdhD gene encoding succinate dehydrogenase, hydrophobic membrane anchor protein: MVTNAASLGRSGVHDFILIRASAVILACYTIFMVGFIACSSPLTYDAWHGLFSALPMKVFTLLALVAILVHAWIGVWQVLTDYVKCVSLRGVLQFVFVVAAFSYMAAGILIVWGV; encoded by the coding sequence ATGGTAACTAATGCAGCAAGTCTTGGTCGCAGTGGTGTCCATGACTTTATTCTTATACGTGCAAGTGCAGTAATTCTAGCCTGTTACACCATCTTTATGGTTGGTTTTATCGCATGTAGCTCTCCATTGACTTACGATGCATGGCACGGTTTATTCAGTGCTCTGCCGATGAAAGTCTTCACACTTCTCGCACTGGTTGCGATTCTAGTCCATGCATGGATTGGTGTTTGGCAGGTACTTACCGATTACGTTAAGTGTGTGTCATTACGTGGTGTGCTTCAGTTTGTTTTTGTCGTAGCAGCCTTTTCTTATATGGCCGCAGGCATTTTGATTGTGTGGGGTGTTTAA
- a CDS encoding RluA family pseudouridine synthase: MSERLRVKQASPLLSFLTTELKGWSRSKIKQRLTTGCIIVNGQPIMRHDHEINVGDDVEVRATGKNVQLKVSRLEILYSDNDLIVINKPAGLLSVATANENKDHALAILRKQLTRPKRTVNLWPVHRLDRDTSGVLMFATSREMREAVMDGWAEAEKTYLAVVEGCPNPSQGTIDQPLRIDPEKYQMIVGPHPEAKKAITHFNTLRTVGERSLLEVQLETGRQHQIRAHMAWLGHPLIGDPRYGTEGPRMGLHALRLSITRPKTGKRLTFETPAPDDFLNLLR, from the coding sequence ATGTCTGAAAGATTACGAGTGAAACAGGCATCGCCTTTACTCTCTTTCCTCACCACAGAGCTAAAAGGCTGGAGTCGCAGCAAAATAAAACAACGGCTGACAACAGGATGCATCATCGTCAACGGTCAGCCTATCATGCGCCATGATCATGAGATCAACGTCGGCGATGACGTGGAAGTTCGGGCAACGGGGAAGAACGTGCAACTTAAAGTCTCCCGGCTTGAAATCTTGTATTCGGATAACGATCTTATCGTCATCAACAAACCTGCTGGCTTGTTGTCAGTGGCAACAGCCAATGAAAACAAAGACCATGCGCTTGCCATTCTTCGCAAGCAGCTCACGCGTCCTAAGCGTACTGTTAATCTTTGGCCTGTACATAGGCTTGACCGTGATACATCGGGTGTTTTGATGTTTGCAACTTCTCGCGAGATGCGCGAAGCCGTTATGGATGGTTGGGCTGAGGCTGAAAAAACCTACCTTGCGGTGGTTGAGGGTTGCCCTAATCCGAGTCAAGGCACCATTGACCAGCCCTTGAGAATAGATCCTGAGAAGTATCAAATGATAGTTGGTCCACATCCAGAAGCTAAAAAAGCCATCACGCATTTTAACACCCTGCGAACAGTGGGGGAGCGGTCATTGCTTGAAGTTCAACTGGAGACGGGTCGACAACATCAAATTCGTGCCCATATGGCTTGGCTAGGGCATCCGCTGATTGGCGATCCCCGTTATGGAACTGAAGGCCCGCGCATGGGTTTGCATGCGTTGCGCCTGAGTATTACGCGACCAAAGACTGGCAAGCGACTTACTTTTGAGACACCGGCACCGGATGACTTTCTTAATTTGCTCCGATAA
- the sdhC gene encoding succinate dehydrogenase cytochrome b556 subunit: MEQSEQNVKKQRPVHLDLQTIQFPATAIASILHRVSGVIMLFAVGILIWLLNESLASAESFAGVQSLFDNFIVKFIVWGILTALGYHLIVGLRHLVMDAGYWEELSSGLTSAKVAMALSVVFSIIAGIWVW, from the coding sequence ATTGAGCAGAGTGAGCAGAACGTGAAAAAGCAAAGACCTGTCCATTTAGATCTGCAGACTATACAGTTCCCAGCAACGGCGATCGCGTCCATCCTACACCGTGTATCGGGCGTTATTATGTTGTTTGCTGTCGGTATTCTTATTTGGTTGCTTAATGAATCATTAGCATCCGCTGAAAGTTTTGCTGGCGTCCAATCTCTTTTTGATAACTTTATCGTCAAGTTTATCGTTTGGGGAATTCTTACCGCGTTGGGTTATCACTTGATAGTGGGTTTACGCCACTTAGTGATGGATGCCGGCTACTGGGAAGAACTTTCTTCAGGATTAACTTCAGCTAAAGTCGCTATGGCGTTATCAGTAGTGTTTTCTATCATCGCGGGGATTTGGGTATGGTAA
- a CDS encoding efflux RND transporter periplasmic adaptor subunit yields the protein MEAFKNKKIILPILLAALLSACGAEEEVKEEEKYAVPVETTTVIQGDVSSFYSTTATLEAPEEAKVVTRVAGLIQSINVEEGDRVAKGQLLAIIDSKRQKFDLDRSQAEVEIIQQELNRLKKINNKQFFSADSMAKLEYNLQAAMAKRDLAALYVQESMIRSPIEGVVATRFVKSGNMAKEFDELFYIVNQDELYGIVHLPEQQLQHLRLGQDAQIFANKHTQDTTHATVLRISPIVDAQSGTFKVTLSVPNQKATLKAGMFTRVELRYDTHNDVITVPYNALVNQDNEFALYVIDGTSANRRTVTLGYREADTVEVVAGIEPGEQIVIRGHQNLKDQSLVEVISSLDIASAK from the coding sequence ATGGAAGCATTCAAAAACAAAAAAATCATTCTCCCAATACTACTTGCTGCACTGCTTAGTGCTTGTGGCGCAGAAGAAGAGGTTAAAGAAGAAGAGAAATATGCCGTCCCTGTAGAGACAACCACAGTGATCCAAGGGGATGTGTCGTCATTTTATAGCACTACCGCGACCCTTGAAGCACCAGAAGAAGCTAAAGTTGTTACCCGCGTTGCCGGACTTATCCAGTCAATCAATGTTGAAGAAGGTGATCGCGTCGCTAAAGGCCAGCTGTTGGCGATTATCGATTCAAAAAGACAGAAATTTGATTTAGACCGCTCACAAGCTGAAGTCGAGATTATTCAACAAGAGCTGAATCGCCTCAAAAAAATCAACAACAAGCAATTTTTTAGTGCCGACTCTATGGCTAAACTCGAATATAACCTACAAGCTGCCATGGCTAAACGTGATTTGGCCGCATTGTACGTACAAGAAAGCATGATCCGCTCACCCATTGAAGGCGTGGTCGCGACGCGATTTGTTAAATCAGGCAATATGGCTAAAGAGTTCGACGAACTGTTTTATATCGTTAACCAAGATGAGCTGTACGGCATTGTCCACCTCCCAGAGCAGCAGCTGCAACACCTCCGCTTAGGACAAGATGCACAGATTTTTGCCAATAAACATACTCAAGATACCACTCACGCGACAGTGTTGCGGATAAGCCCTATTGTTGATGCTCAAAGCGGTACATTCAAAGTTACGCTTTCAGTGCCAAACCAAAAGGCAACCTTAAAAGCTGGTATGTTTACCCGCGTAGAGCTTAGATACGACACTCATAATGACGTAATAACCGTTCCGTATAACGCGCTTGTAAATCAAGACAATGAATTTGCCCTTTATGTGATTGACGGAACAAGCGCTAATCGCCGTACAGTAACACTCGGTTATCGCGAAGCAGATACAGTAGAAGTCGTTGCTGGTATCGAACCTGGTGAGCAAATCGTTATTCGTGGTCATCAAAATCTAAAAGACCAATCGCTCGTTGAAGTGATTAGCTCTTTAGATATTGCATCAGCTAAGTAG
- a CDS encoding citrate synthase: MADNIAKLELPGNESIDLPIKKGTAGFDVIDISKLGSTGHFTFDPGFLATASCESAITYIDGDQGILLHRGYPIGELAIDSDYLDLCYLLLYGELPNKAQYDTFVHTVKNHTMVNEQLASFFRGFRRDAHPMAMLCGVTGALSAFYQDSLDVNDERHREIAAYRLVSKMPTIAAMCYKYSIGQPFVYPRNDLSYAGNFLSMMFAVPCEEYKVNPIVERAMDRIFILHADHEQNASTSTVRLAGSSGANPFACIAAGIASLWGPAHGGANEACLNMLEEIGSVDRIPEFIARAKDKEDPFRLMGFGHRVYKNFDPRAKVMRETCHEVLAELNVNDPLLDVAMELERIALEDEYFVSKKLYPNVDFYSGIIMKAIGIPTSMFTVLFALARTVGWIAHWKEMLDQPGHKISRPRQLYTGDAERSFVAKDKRD; the protein is encoded by the coding sequence ATGGCTGATAATATAGCCAAGTTGGAACTACCAGGGAACGAATCAATCGATTTGCCGATCAAGAAAGGAACGGCAGGATTTGATGTAATAGACATCAGTAAGCTAGGTAGCACAGGTCACTTTACCTTCGATCCAGGATTTCTCGCTACAGCTTCCTGCGAATCAGCTATTACTTACATCGACGGCGACCAAGGGATCCTGCTTCATCGCGGATACCCAATTGGCGAGTTGGCAATAGATTCTGATTATCTAGATTTATGCTATTTGCTGCTTTACGGAGAGCTTCCGAATAAAGCACAGTACGATACATTCGTACACACGGTTAAAAACCACACCATGGTTAACGAGCAACTTGCGAGCTTCTTTAGAGGTTTCAGACGTGATGCTCACCCAATGGCAATGTTGTGTGGCGTTACTGGCGCCCTTTCTGCATTCTACCAAGATTCTTTGGATGTGAATGACGAGCGCCATCGCGAAATTGCTGCTTACCGCTTGGTGTCAAAAATGCCAACAATCGCAGCGATGTGCTACAAGTACTCTATTGGTCAGCCTTTTGTCTATCCACGTAACGATTTAAGCTACGCTGGTAACTTCCTAAGCATGATGTTTGCAGTGCCATGTGAAGAGTACAAGGTTAATCCAATCGTTGAACGTGCTATGGATCGTATCTTCATACTACATGCGGATCATGAGCAAAATGCATCGACTTCAACCGTTCGTTTAGCCGGTTCATCTGGGGCTAACCCATTTGCGTGTATTGCTGCGGGTATTGCGTCTCTTTGGGGACCTGCTCACGGTGGTGCAAACGAAGCTTGCTTAAACATGCTTGAAGAGATCGGTAGTGTTGACCGTATCCCAGAGTTTATTGCACGTGCTAAGGACAAAGAAGATCCTTTCCGTCTAATGGGCTTTGGTCACCGTGTTTACAAGAACTTCGACCCTCGTGCAAAAGTTATGCGCGAAACATGTCATGAAGTGCTTGCCGAACTCAACGTCAATGATCCATTGTTAGATGTTGCAATGGAACTTGAACGTATTGCTTTAGAAGACGAGTATTTCGTGTCTAAGAAGCTGTACCCGAACGTTGATTTCTACTCAGGGATCATCATGAAGGCTATTGGTATTCCAACAAGCATGTTCACCGTACTATTCGCATTAGCGCGCACAGTCGGTTGGATTGCACATTGGAAAGAGATGCTAGATCAGCCTGGTCACAAGATCAGTCGTCCTCGCCAGCTATACACTGGTGATGCTGAGCGTAGCTTTGTTGCAAAAGACAAACGCGATTAG